In Streptomyces nojiriensis, one genomic interval encodes:
- a CDS encoding alpha/beta hydrolase, giving the protein MATGTRTQTGAGTQTGAGTRTGATGRTRGSGTALATGRAGSGSGRLRRGLLAALVAAAVVVPVSAAASPNVPAPAPATFSEDATPRSRYAANSANLAEAVRTAEDADRPGRAARLRAMSAAGAARFLTFDGRGRGRAVEVFGELESADRVAVLVPGSDTTLDTYERFRAGAVSLQQRLQAGHPRSAVVAWLGYDTPGTVSTTVLSADRSDAAAGELAPFLEQLRGMSGPGARISLLCHSYGSVVCARTATGSAVGDIALFGSPGTGAGSARELPTGARVWAGRGSGDWIGNVPHVRFGGIGFGTDPVDPAFGARPFAAGAVGHSDYLKPGTESLDSLAAIVLGTTPASEADRG; this is encoded by the coding sequence ATGGCAACGGGGACGAGGACACAGACCGGGGCAGGGACACAGACCGGGGCAGGGACGCGGACCGGGGCCACGGGAAGGACCCGCGGGTCGGGCACGGCGCTCGCCACCGGGAGGGCCGGCTCCGGCAGTGGCCGGCTGCGCCGCGGCCTGCTGGCCGCCCTGGTCGCCGCGGCCGTGGTGGTCCCCGTGTCCGCCGCGGCCTCCCCGAACGTCCCGGCCCCCGCGCCCGCCACGTTCTCCGAGGACGCCACGCCCCGCAGCCGGTACGCCGCCAACAGCGCCAACCTCGCCGAGGCGGTCCGTACCGCCGAGGACGCCGACCGCCCCGGCCGGGCAGCCAGGCTGCGCGCCATGAGCGCGGCCGGAGCGGCCCGGTTCCTCACCTTCGACGGCCGCGGCAGGGGCCGCGCCGTCGAGGTGTTCGGCGAGCTGGAGAGCGCCGACCGGGTCGCCGTCCTGGTGCCCGGGTCCGACACCACGCTGGACACCTACGAGCGGTTCCGTGCCGGGGCCGTCTCCCTCCAGCAGCGCCTGCAGGCCGGGCATCCGCGCTCCGCCGTGGTCGCCTGGCTCGGGTACGACACCCCCGGCACGGTGAGCACCACCGTCCTGAGCGCCGACCGGTCCGACGCGGCCGCCGGCGAACTGGCTCCCTTCCTCGAGCAGTTGCGCGGCATGTCGGGGCCCGGTGCCCGGATCTCCCTCCTGTGCCACTCCTACGGCTCCGTGGTCTGCGCCCGGACCGCCACCGGGTCCGCGGTCGGCGACATCGCGCTGTTCGGCAGCCCGGGGACCGGGGCCGGGTCCGCCCGTGAGCTGCCGACCGGGGCCCGGGTCTGGGCCGGCCGGGGCAGCGGGGACTGGATAGGCAACGTCCCGCATGTGCGGTTCGGCGGGATCGGTTTCGGCACCGACCCGGTCGACCCCGCCTTCGGTGCCCGGCCCTTCGCCGCCGGCGCCGTCGGACACAGCGACTACCTCAAGCCGGGCACCGAGTCCCTCGACAGCCTGGCCGCCATCGTCCTCGGCACCACCCCCGCATCGGAGGCCGACCGTGGTTGA
- a CDS encoding nuclear transport factor 2 family protein — MEPLRVVAQLWERIEARDWDGVAGLIAEDAVIEWPVSGERIVGRANFIAVNSDDDCADERADERSVELLRILADGNLVVTEVEIPQDHVVYRAVSLWTVRDGEIVGAREYWTSPGQDPAPRWRAGYVEPLVAD, encoded by the coding sequence ATGGAGCCGTTGAGGGTAGTGGCACAACTGTGGGAGCGGATCGAGGCACGCGACTGGGACGGCGTGGCCGGGCTCATCGCCGAGGACGCGGTCATCGAATGGCCCGTGAGCGGCGAGCGCATCGTGGGGCGCGCCAACTTCATAGCCGTGAACAGCGACGACGACTGCGCGGACGAGAGAGCGGACGAGAGATCCGTGGAACTGCTGCGGATCCTGGCCGACGGGAACCTCGTGGTCACCGAGGTGGAGATACCCCAGGACCACGTCGTCTACCGGGCCGTCTCCCTCTGGACCGTGCGGGACGGGGAGATCGTGGGGGCGCGGGAGTACTGGACCAGCCCCGGCCAGGACCCGGCCCCGCGCTGGCGGGCGGGCTACGTCGAACCCCTGGTGGCAGACTGA
- a CDS encoding MarR family winged helix-turn-helix transcriptional regulator encodes MSEATHGPLVHEPLTHEPLPAGDLADAGTRAPAHARTQQDLLSRTALGVFRLNGQFLAISEELAKPAGLTAAWWQVLGAVLREPLPVAGIARNMGITRQSVQRIADLLVAKGLAEYAPNPAHRRAKLLRPTEEGRGAVDRIGPGHAALAARLTTELGDAAFAETVRVLERLATALDALESGAPSAGIPAPAPE; translated from the coding sequence ATGAGCGAGGCGACCCACGGGCCGCTGGTGCACGAGCCGCTGACACACGAGCCGCTGCCCGCCGGGGACCTCGCGGACGCCGGCACCCGCGCCCCTGCCCACGCCCGTACCCAGCAGGACCTGCTGAGCCGCACCGCGCTCGGGGTGTTCCGGCTGAACGGCCAGTTCCTCGCCATCTCGGAAGAGCTGGCCAAGCCGGCCGGGCTGACGGCCGCCTGGTGGCAGGTCCTGGGCGCGGTACTGCGGGAGCCACTGCCCGTCGCGGGCATCGCCCGGAACATGGGCATCACCCGGCAGAGCGTGCAGCGCATCGCGGACCTGCTGGTCGCCAAGGGCTTGGCGGAATACGCCCCGAACCCCGCCCACCGGCGGGCGAAGCTGCTGCGGCCCACGGAGGAGGGGCGGGGCGCGGTGGACCGGATCGGCCCGGGCCACGCGGCCCTGGCGGCCCGCCTCACCACGGAGCTGGGCGATGCCGCCTTCGCGGAGACGGTCCGCGTCCTGGAGCGGCTGGCCACGGCACTGGACGCGCTGGAGTCCGGCGCGCCGTCCGCCGGCATTCCCGCACCCGCGCCGGAATAG
- a CDS encoding DJ-1/PfpI family protein, whose protein sequence is MSETPRKPVHLAVYDTYADWETGHTTAHLTQRGHTVRTVGVSAAQPVTTMGGVRIQPDLALAGLLPEDSSLLILTGASLWDTSDDLAPFAAKAREFLAAGVPVAAICGATAGLAREGLLDGRTHTSAASFYLAEQPGYGGAECYVEADAVTDGDLITAGPTEPVAFAREVFARLDVYKPDVLDAWYGLFHDSDVSAYPVLMAASAAGDA, encoded by the coding sequence ATGAGCGAGACCCCGCGCAAGCCCGTCCACCTCGCGGTCTACGACACGTACGCGGACTGGGAGACCGGCCACACCACCGCGCACCTCACCCAGCGCGGCCACACCGTGCGCACGGTCGGCGTGAGCGCCGCGCAGCCGGTCACCACCATGGGCGGCGTCCGCATCCAGCCTGACCTGGCCCTGGCCGGCCTGCTACCGGAGGACTCCTCGCTGCTGATCCTCACGGGCGCGTCCCTGTGGGACACGAGCGACGATCTGGCTCCGTTCGCGGCCAAGGCGCGGGAGTTCCTGGCCGCCGGAGTGCCGGTCGCGGCGATCTGCGGAGCCACCGCCGGCCTCGCCCGCGAGGGCCTGCTGGACGGCCGGACCCACACCAGCGCCGCCTCCTTCTACCTCGCCGAGCAGCCCGGCTACGGGGGCGCCGAGTGCTACGTCGAGGCCGACGCGGTGACCGACGGCGACCTGATCACGGCGGGGCCGACGGAGCCGGTGGCCTTCGCCCGCGAGGTCTTCGCCCGTCTGGACGTCTACAAGCCGGACGTCCTGGACGCCTGGTACGGGCTCTTCCACGACTCGGACGTCAGCGCGTACCCGGTGCTGATGGCGGCATCGGCGGCCGGCGATGCGTGA
- a CDS encoding aspartate aminotransferase family protein: protein MTPHVTSHTLATVKDADRKHVFHSWSAQALIDPLAVAGAEGSYFWDYEGKRFLDFSSQLVNTNIGHQHPKVVAAIQEQAARLCTLAPGFAVDVRSEAARLIAERTPGDLDKIFFTNGGAEAVENAVRMARLHTGRAKVLSAYRSYHGATAAAINLTGDPRRWPSDTAAAGVVHFWGPYLYRSAFHATTEAEECARALAHLADTIAFEGPQTIAAIILESVPGTAGIMTPPAGYLAGVRELCDRHGIVFILDEVMSGFGRTGKWFAADHWDVTPDLITFAKGVNSGYVPLGGVAISSAIAETFATRPYPGGLTYSGHPLACAAAVATINTMEEEGIVEHAAHLGENVIGPALAEIAERHPSVGEVRGLGAFWALELVRDKETREPLVPYNAAGADNAPMAEFAAACKASGLWPFVNMNRTHVVPPCNVTEAEAKEGLALLDEALTVADRHTTAG, encoded by the coding sequence ATGACCCCTCATGTCACCTCGCACACCCTTGCCACCGTGAAGGACGCAGATCGGAAGCACGTCTTCCACTCCTGGTCCGCCCAGGCCCTGATCGACCCCCTCGCCGTTGCCGGGGCCGAGGGGTCGTACTTCTGGGACTACGAAGGCAAGCGGTTCCTCGACTTCTCCTCCCAGCTGGTGAACACCAACATCGGCCACCAGCACCCCAAGGTCGTCGCCGCGATCCAGGAGCAGGCCGCCCGGCTCTGCACCCTCGCGCCCGGCTTCGCCGTCGACGTCCGCTCCGAGGCCGCACGCCTCATCGCCGAGCGGACCCCGGGCGACCTGGACAAGATCTTCTTCACCAACGGCGGCGCCGAGGCCGTCGAGAACGCGGTGCGCATGGCCCGTCTGCACACGGGCCGCGCCAAGGTGCTCTCCGCCTACCGCTCCTACCACGGGGCCACCGCCGCCGCGATCAACCTGACCGGCGACCCGCGCCGCTGGCCCTCCGACACGGCCGCCGCCGGCGTCGTGCACTTCTGGGGCCCGTACCTCTACCGCTCCGCCTTCCACGCCACCACCGAGGCCGAGGAGTGCGCCCGCGCCCTCGCCCACCTCGCCGACACCATCGCCTTCGAGGGGCCGCAGACCATCGCGGCGATCATCCTGGAGAGCGTGCCCGGCACCGCCGGCATCATGACCCCGCCCGCCGGCTACCTCGCGGGCGTGCGCGAGCTCTGCGACCGCCACGGCATCGTCTTCATCCTGGACGAGGTCATGTCGGGCTTCGGCCGCACCGGCAAGTGGTTCGCGGCCGACCACTGGGACGTCACCCCCGACCTGATCACCTTCGCCAAGGGCGTGAACAGCGGCTACGTCCCGCTCGGCGGCGTGGCCATCTCGTCCGCCATCGCCGAGACCTTCGCCACCCGCCCCTACCCGGGCGGACTGACGTACTCCGGCCACCCCCTGGCCTGCGCCGCCGCCGTCGCGACCATCAACACGATGGAGGAGGAGGGCATCGTCGAGCACGCCGCCCACCTCGGTGAGAACGTGATCGGCCCGGCGCTCGCCGAGATCGCCGAGCGGCACCCCTCGGTCGGCGAGGTCCGCGGGCTGGGCGCCTTCTGGGCCCTGGAGCTCGTACGGGACAAGGAGACGCGCGAGCCGCTCGTGCCGTACAACGCGGCCGGTGCGGACAACGCGCCGATGGCCGAGTTCGCGGCGGCCTGCAAGGCGTCGGGGCTGTGGCCCTTCGTGAACATGAACCGCACCCACGTGGTCCCGCCCTGCAACGTCACGGAGGCGGAGGCCAAGGAGGGCCTGGCCCTGCTGGACGAGGCGCTGACGGTCGCCGACCGCCACACCACGGCCGGCTAG
- a CDS encoding GntR family transcriptional regulator encodes MPGSGAVTRNTLRQQIADALRDEVLAGRLPPGTEFTVKQIAEQYEVSATPVREALVDLSAQGLLELVQHRGFRVRVFSVDDFRGMVEARSLVVDGIFRRLAERGTAPGSGELLVSVRRRGEEARRAAQSGSLEVLIGYDLRFWRELSGLVANTYISEFLHRIRVQCWVFAVPHLQREPQLRSALWDGHSELVDAVTLADADAVRGIVRGYNEHALAWAARL; translated from the coding sequence ATGCCAGGCAGCGGAGCTGTCACCCGCAACACACTTCGCCAGCAGATCGCGGACGCGCTGCGTGACGAGGTGCTCGCGGGACGCCTGCCCCCGGGGACCGAGTTCACCGTCAAGCAGATCGCCGAGCAGTACGAGGTCTCCGCGACCCCGGTGCGCGAGGCGCTCGTGGACCTCTCGGCCCAAGGGCTGCTCGAACTGGTCCAGCACCGCGGCTTCCGCGTGCGGGTCTTCTCCGTGGACGACTTCCGGGGCATGGTCGAGGCCCGTTCGCTCGTCGTGGACGGGATCTTCCGCCGGCTCGCCGAGCGCGGCACCGCCCCCGGCTCCGGCGAGCTGCTGGTGTCGGTGCGCCGCCGGGGAGAGGAGGCGCGGCGGGCCGCGCAGAGCGGTTCGCTCGAAGTCCTGATCGGCTACGACCTGCGCTTCTGGCGGGAGCTGAGCGGGCTGGTCGCCAACACCTACATCTCCGAGTTCCTGCACCGCATCCGCGTGCAGTGCTGGGTCTTCGCCGTCCCCCACCTCCAGCGCGAGCCGCAGCTGCGGTCGGCGCTGTGGGACGGTCACAGCGAGCTGGTGGACGCGGTGACGCTGGCCGACGCCGACGCGGTGCGCGGGATCGTGCGCGGCTACAACGAGCACGCGCTGGCCTGGGCCGCCCGCCTCTGA
- a CDS encoding SLATT domain-containing protein, translating into MSQPEMQPEGPPRDPREEGGGPMAAGDLTGRPFPLGDWGEPAERLDELYRRVEADALRTAEWYLSDRAWKRRGARVLRAGAAVGAVTGASMPLLELTGSIPGASTYGYLALLLGAAALACDRFFGLTSGWMRDVATAQAVQRRLQTLQFDWASENVREVLGPTEGTASEAAERCLTVLRRFSEDITELVRSETADWMVEFRAGPAPLVMQSLGASGGRPDPNIPPARFPLPPGTRPNMPRQRPPEQPR; encoded by the coding sequence GTGAGCCAGCCGGAGATGCAGCCCGAGGGGCCACCCCGGGATCCCCGGGAGGAAGGCGGCGGACCGATGGCGGCGGGCGATCTGACCGGCCGGCCGTTCCCCCTCGGGGACTGGGGCGAGCCCGCCGAGCGGCTCGACGAGCTCTACCGGCGGGTCGAGGCCGACGCGCTGCGCACCGCCGAGTGGTACCTGTCCGACCGGGCCTGGAAGCGGCGCGGTGCGCGCGTGCTGCGCGCCGGGGCGGCCGTGGGCGCCGTCACGGGCGCCTCGATGCCGCTGCTGGAGCTGACGGGCTCGATCCCGGGCGCCTCCACCTACGGCTACCTCGCGCTGCTGCTGGGCGCGGCCGCGCTGGCCTGCGACCGGTTCTTCGGGCTGACGTCCGGGTGGATGCGGGACGTGGCCACCGCCCAGGCCGTGCAGCGCCGACTCCAGACCCTGCAGTTCGACTGGGCCTCGGAGAACGTGCGCGAGGTGCTCGGCCCCACCGAGGGCACGGCCAGCGAGGCCGCGGAGCGGTGCCTGACCGTGCTGCGCCGCTTCTCGGAGGACATCACCGAGCTGGTGCGGTCGGAGACGGCGGACTGGATGGTGGAGTTCCGGGCCGGGCCCGCGCCGCTGGTGATGCAGTCGCTGGGGGCCTCCGGGGGGCGCCCGGACCCGAACATCCCGCCCGCCCGCTTCCCGCTGCCGCCGGGTACCAGACCCAACATGCCCCGGCAGCGGCCGCCGGAGCAGCCGCGCTGA
- a CDS encoding YbaB/EbfC family nucleoid-associated protein — translation MIPGGGQPNMQQLLQQAQKMQQDLAAAQEELARTEVEGQAGGGLVRATVTGSGELRALVIDPKAVDPQDTETLADLVVAAVQAANENAQALQQQKLGPLAQGLGGGSGIPGLPF, via the coding sequence GTGATTCCCGGTGGTGGCCAGCCCAACATGCAGCAGCTGCTCCAGCAGGCCCAGAAGATGCAGCAGGATCTCGCGGCCGCGCAGGAGGAGCTCGCACGGACCGAGGTCGAGGGCCAGGCCGGCGGCGGTCTGGTGCGGGCGACCGTCACCGGCTCCGGTGAGCTGCGCGCGCTGGTGATCGACCCGAAGGCCGTGGACCCCCAGGACACGGAGACGCTCGCCGACCTGGTGGTGGCCGCGGTGCAGGCGGCCAACGAGAATGCGCAGGCGCTCCAGCAGCAGAAGCTGGGCCCCCTGGCCCAGGGCCTGGGCGGCGGCAGCGGTATCCCCGGCCTCCCGTTCTAG
- the recR gene encoding recombination mediator RecR, which yields MYEGVVQDLIDELGRLPGVGPKSAQRIAFHILQAEPTDVRRLAHALLEVKDKVRFCAVCGNVAQEERCGICRDPRRDTTVICVVEEPKDVVAIERTREFRGKYHVLGGAISPIEGVGPDDLRIRELLARLADGEVTELILATDPNLEGEATATYLARMIKPMGLKVTRLASGLPVGGDLEYADEVTLGRAFEGRRLLDV from the coding sequence TTGTACGAAGGCGTGGTTCAGGACCTGATCGACGAACTGGGCAGGCTGCCCGGCGTCGGGCCCAAGAGCGCGCAGCGGATCGCCTTCCACATCCTGCAGGCCGAGCCCACCGACGTCCGCCGCCTCGCGCACGCGCTGCTGGAGGTCAAGGACAAGGTCCGGTTCTGCGCGGTGTGCGGGAACGTGGCGCAGGAGGAGCGGTGCGGTATCTGCCGCGACCCGCGCCGGGACACCACGGTCATCTGCGTCGTCGAGGAGCCGAAGGACGTCGTCGCGATCGAGCGGACGCGCGAGTTCCGGGGGAAGTACCACGTCCTCGGCGGCGCGATCAGCCCGATCGAGGGCGTCGGCCCGGACGACCTGCGCATCCGCGAGCTGCTGGCGCGCCTGGCGGACGGCGAGGTGACCGAGCTGATCCTGGCCACCGACCCGAACCTGGAGGGCGAGGCGACCGCCACCTACCTCGCCCGCATGATCAAGCCCATGGGCCTGAAGGTCACCCGCCTGGCCAGCGGACTCCCCGTCGGGGGAGATCTGGAGTACGCGGACGAGGTCACGCTCGGGCGGGCCTTTGAAGGAAGGCGACTTCTCGATGTCTGA
- a CDS encoding DUF5063 domain-containing protein, with protein MSDATLHALGQDPDDFAASIADQIESFIVAVTEVAKGEDPDSAVPFLLLEVSQLLLAGGRLGAYQDVLPEERYEPDLGPEPDVDDLRERFAIMLEPVDVYSEVFDPYEPRKAPVAHRISDDLADVVADLRHGLIHHQSGRITEALWWWQFSYFTNWGPTASATLRALQSLIAHVRLDQPLAALDGLDTDEDMAEDDLAEQAGQVMAEELGGLGRT; from the coding sequence ATGTCTGACGCAACGCTGCACGCCCTCGGCCAGGATCCGGACGACTTCGCCGCCTCGATCGCGGACCAGATCGAGTCGTTCATCGTTGCGGTCACCGAGGTGGCCAAGGGCGAGGACCCGGACAGTGCGGTGCCCTTCCTCCTCCTGGAGGTGTCCCAGCTGCTGCTGGCGGGCGGCCGGCTGGGCGCGTACCAGGACGTGCTGCCGGAGGAGCGCTACGAGCCCGACCTCGGCCCGGAGCCGGACGTGGACGACCTGCGCGAGCGGTTCGCGATCATGCTGGAGCCGGTCGACGTCTACTCCGAGGTCTTCGACCCCTACGAGCCCCGCAAGGCCCCGGTGGCCCACCGGATCTCCGACGACCTGGCGGACGTGGTCGCCGACCTGCGGCACGGGCTCATCCACCACCAGTCGGGCCGCATCACGGAGGCGCTGTGGTGGTGGCAGTTCTCGTACTTCACCAACTGGGGTCCGACGGCCTCGGCCACCCTGCGCGCCCTCCAGTCGCTGATCGCCCACGTACGCCTGGACCAGCCGCTGGCGGCGCTGGACGGCCTGGACACGGACGAGGACATGGCCGAGGACGATCTCGCGGAACAGGCCGGACAGGTGATGGCCGAGGAGCTCGGCGGCCTCGGCCGCACGTGA
- a CDS encoding aspartate kinase has product MGLVVQKYGGSSVADAEGIKRVAKRIVDAKKNGHQVVVVVSAMGDTTDELIDLAEQVSPMPAGREFDMLLTAGERISMALLAMAIKNLGHEAQSFTGSQAGVITDSVHNKARIIDVTPGRIRTALDEGNIAIVAGFQGVSADSKDITTLGRGGSDTTAVALAAALDAEVCEIYTDVDGVFTADPRVVKKAKKIDWISSEDMLELAASGSKVLLHRCVEYARRYNIPIHVRSSFSGLPGTWVSNENPQGDAQVEHAIISGVAHDVSEAKITVVGVPDKPGEAAAIFRAIADAEINIDMIVQNVSAASTGLTDISFTLPKTEGHKAIEALEKAKGAIGFESLRYDDQIGKISLVGAGMKTNPGVTASFFQALSDAGVNIELISTSEIRISVVTRQDDVNEAVRAVHTAFGLDSDSAEAVVYGGTGR; this is encoded by the coding sequence GTGGGCCTTGTCGTGCAGAAGTACGGAGGCTCCTCCGTAGCCGATGCCGAAGGCATCAAGCGCGTCGCCAAGCGGATCGTGGATGCCAAGAAGAACGGCCACCAGGTGGTCGTCGTGGTTTCCGCGATGGGCGACACGACGGACGAGCTGATCGATCTCGCCGAGCAGGTATCGCCGATGCCTGCCGGGCGCGAATTCGACATGCTGCTGACCGCCGGGGAGCGGATCTCCATGGCCCTGCTGGCCATGGCGATCAAAAACCTGGGCCACGAGGCCCAGTCGTTCACCGGTAGCCAAGCAGGCGTGATCACCGACTCGGTCCACAACAAAGCGCGCATCATCGATGTCACGCCGGGCCGGATCCGCACCGCGCTGGACGAGGGCAACATCGCCATCGTCGCGGGCTTCCAGGGGGTGTCCGCGGACTCCAAGGACATCACCACCCTCGGCCGTGGCGGCTCGGACACCACCGCCGTCGCGCTCGCCGCGGCGCTGGACGCCGAGGTGTGCGAGATCTACACGGACGTCGACGGCGTCTTCACCGCGGACCCCCGCGTCGTGAAGAAGGCCAAGAAGATCGACTGGATCTCCTCCGAGGACATGCTGGAGCTCGCGGCCTCCGGCTCCAAGGTGCTGCTGCACCGCTGCGTCGAGTACGCGCGCCGCTACAACATCCCGATCCACGTCCGCTCGTCCTTCTCCGGACTGCCGGGCACCTGGGTCAGCAACGAGAATCCGCAAGGGGACGCGCAGGTGGAGCACGCCATCATCTCCGGAGTCGCGCACGACGTCTCCGAAGCCAAGATCACGGTCGTCGGGGTCCCGGACAAGCCGGGCGAGGCCGCGGCGATCTTCCGCGCCATCGCGGACGCCGAGATCAACATCGACATGATCGTGCAGAACGTCTCCGCGGCCTCCACGGGCCTCACGGACATCTCCTTCACGCTCCCCAAGACCGAGGGCCACAAGGCCATCGAGGCCCTGGAGAAGGCGAAGGGCGCGATCGGCTTCGAATCCCTGCGCTACGACGACCAGATCGGCAAGATCTCCCTGGTCGGCGCGGGCATGAAGACGAACCCGGGCGTCACCGCCTCCTTCTTCCAGGCGCTGTCCGACGCGGGCGTGAACATCGAGCTGATCTCGACCTCCGAGATCCGGATCTCGGTCGTCACCCGCCAGGACGATGTGAACGAGGCCGTCCGCGCCGTGCACACGGCCTTCGGCCTCGACTCCGACAGCGCCGAGGCCGTCGTCTACGGGGGCACCGGACGATGA
- a CDS encoding aspartate-semialdehyde dehydrogenase produces MTPTRSSGPALAVVGATGAVGSVLLQMLSLRADVWGEIRLIASARSAGRMLAVRGEETEVIALTEDAFDGLGPGDIALFLTPADVSARWAPVVTTRGSVVIDLSAAFREDPEVPLVVPEVNGHAVRIRPRGIVAGPDCVTATMIAALGALHSEYSLCDLVVSSYQAASAAGRAGSEALRRQQSLVAGTSLGEQPGDVRRAVGEDTGPFAAPLALNVVPWSGELRADGWSSHELAVRAETRRILDLEQLPVSVTCVQVPVLTGHSLTVRARFEREVEAAHAREILEAAPGVVLVDDPEAGEFPTPVDAAGTDPAWVGRLRASLDDRHALEFFVCADNLRKGAALNATQIAELIAGEFA; encoded by the coding sequence ATGACCCCCACCCGGTCCTCCGGCCCGGCACTCGCCGTGGTCGGGGCGACCGGAGCAGTCGGTTCGGTCCTGCTCCAGATGCTGTCCCTGCGGGCGGACGTCTGGGGTGAGATCCGCCTGATCGCCTCCGCGCGCTCGGCCGGCCGCATGCTGGCCGTCCGCGGGGAGGAGACCGAGGTGATCGCCCTCACCGAGGACGCCTTCGACGGCCTCGGACCGGGCGACATCGCCCTCTTCCTCACCCCCGCCGACGTCTCGGCCCGGTGGGCCCCCGTGGTCACCACGCGCGGCTCGGTCGTCATCGACCTGTCCGCCGCCTTCCGGGAGGACCCCGAGGTCCCGTTGGTGGTGCCCGAGGTCAACGGGCACGCCGTACGGATCCGGCCGCGCGGGATCGTCGCCGGCCCGGACTGCGTGACCGCCACCATGATCGCGGCCCTGGGCGCGCTGCACTCCGAGTACTCCCTCTGCGACCTCGTCGTCTCCTCGTACCAGGCCGCGAGCGCCGCCGGCCGGGCCGGTTCCGAAGCGCTGCGCCGCCAGCAGTCGCTGGTCGCCGGGACCTCCCTGGGCGAGCAGCCGGGGGACGTACGCCGTGCCGTGGGCGAGGACACCGGCCCCTTCGCTGCCCCGCTCGCCCTCAACGTCGTGCCCTGGTCCGGTGAGCTGCGCGCGGACGGCTGGTCCTCGCACGAGCTGGCGGTACGCGCGGAGACGCGCCGGATCCTGGATCTGGAGCAGCTCCCGGTGTCGGTGACCTGCGTCCAGGTGCCGGTGCTGACCGGGCATTCGCTGACCGTGCGGGCCCGGTTCGAGCGCGAGGTGGAGGCCGCGCACGCCCGGGAGATCCTGGAGGCCGCGCCCGGCGTGGTGCTCGTGGACGACCCGGAGGCCGGGGAGTTCCCCACCCCCGTGGACGCCGCCGGGACGGATCCCGCCTGGGTGGGGCGGCTGCGGGCCTCGCTCGACGACCGTCACGCCCTGGAGTTCTTCGTGTGCGCCGACAATCTCCGCAAGGGCGCAGCGCTGAATGCCACACAGATCGCGGAACTGATCGCGGGTGAATTTGCGTAA
- a CDS encoding SigE family RNA polymerase sigma factor, which translates to MPVPPAGPSAGPSTAPVRTAVPIRSGLVPAPRDSAETDGSSKSEAVETAEAVETAETAETPETAEAVETAETPETAETPEVVETPEVVAGTTVDHLTATYQAHYRSLLGLAALLLDDTASCEDVVQEAFIRVHSARNRVRDREKTLAYLRQTVVNLSRSALRRRILGLKLLSKPMPDMASAEEGAYDQLERDDLIKAMRGLQRRQREVLVLRYFADMTEVQVAETLGISLGSVKAYGSRGIAALRVAMEAAQS; encoded by the coding sequence GTGCCCGTCCCGCCGGCGGGGCCCTCGGCGGGACCGTCGACGGCGCCCGTACGGACCGCCGTACCGATCCGGAGCGGTCTCGTGCCCGCGCCGCGCGACAGCGCTGAGACGGACGGGAGCAGCAAGAGCGAGGCGGTCGAGACGGCCGAGGCGGTCGAAACGGCTGAGACGGCTGAGACGCCCGAGACGGCCGAGGCGGTCGAAACGGCTGAGACGCCCGAGACGGCTGAGACGCCCGAGGTGGTCGAGACGCCCGAGGTGGTGGCCGGCACCACCGTCGACCACCTCACCGCGACCTACCAGGCGCACTACCGCTCCCTCCTGGGCCTGGCCGCGCTGCTCCTCGACGACACCGCCTCCTGCGAGGACGTGGTCCAGGAGGCCTTCATCCGGGTGCACTCCGCCCGCAACCGGGTCCGCGACCGGGAGAAGACCCTGGCGTACCTGCGCCAGACCGTCGTGAACCTCTCGCGGTCCGCCCTGCGCCGCCGCATCCTCGGCCTCAAGCTGCTCTCGAAGCCGATGCCGGACATGGCGAGCGCCGAAGAGGGCGCGTACGACCAGCTGGAACGGGACGATCTGATCAAAGCGATGCGTGGACTGCAGCGGCGCCAGCGCGAGGTGCTGGTGCTGCGCTACTTCGCGGACATGACGGAGGTCCAGGTCGCCGAGACGCTCGGAATATCGCTCGGCTCGGTGAAGGCGTACGGATCGCGGGGCATTGCCGCGCTGCGGGTGGCGATGGAGGCTGCGCAGTCATGA